In a genomic window of Corvus hawaiiensis isolate bCorHaw1 chromosome Z, bCorHaw1.pri.cur, whole genome shotgun sequence:
- the ANKRD34B gene encoding ankyrin repeat domain-containing protein 34B, producing MMDAVDVPPEGYSLIKAVYQRRLRLTRLLIDGGAYVNESNSRGETPLMIACMTKHVDLQSASKAKMVKYLLDNKADPNIQDKSGKTALMHACMEKAGPEVVSLLLMSGADPSLPDHSNCSALVYAINAADKDTLEILLKACKARGKEVIIITTGKSASGRQKTKQYLNVPPPDLEECASPADCTSLSEIESSEGPEDPFSFKELYGGHPYDNPSETVPLMTKSSSTPARFKLTQVLQCDPWLKCCPAVFPQRKIASSQELRAISPTEDLSCKFSAFDLSKGVTTSHESRDRKDTAHVLKTSDQTMSRKALRDAINYQTPFTEEKHNPSEIPMGMDASLGQISLLSNLGSIIKKGSGESNYNISGSQLTNSLIPAADTKDSKSPKGKKEILSTYQTLLPSPRRVLEKMSPVSPRGRNQASLEEQGSGALVLDQTRPGFLPPLNVNPRPPGPELTVINTVSGMISYGQTHSVPPGSAAPRGTKDTNLLRRRPYEQITV from the coding sequence atgaTGGATGCGGTGGACGTGCCGCCCGAGGGCTACTCCCTGATCAAAGCCGTGTACCAGCGGCGCCTGCGCCTCACCAGGCTGCTGATTGATGGCGGGGCCTATGTCAATGAGAGCAACAGCAGGGGCGAGACCCCTCTCATGATTGCTTGTATGACCAAACACGTGGACTTACAGAGTGCTAGCAAGGCAAAGATGGTGAAATACCTGCTGGACAACAAGGCTGACCCGAACATACAGGACAAATCTGGGAAGACAGCCTTGATGCATGCTTGCATGGAAAAAGCAGGCCCTGAAGTGGTGTCTCTGCTGCTGATGAGCGGAGCTGACCCGAGCCTGCCAGACCACTCcaactgctctgctctggtgtaCGCAATAAACGCTGCAGACAAGGACACCCTGGAAATTCTGCTTAAGGCCTGCAAGGCACGAGGGAAAGAAGTGATCATCATCACCACAGGCAAGTCTGCATCAGGGAGGCAGAAGACAAAGCAGTACCTGAATGTGCCTCCTCCAGACCTCGAGGAATGCGCTTCCCCAGCTGATTGCACCTCCCTGTCAGAAATAGAATCAAGCGAGGGTCCAGAAGACCCATTCAGCTTTAAAGAGCTGTATGGTGGACACCCATATGATAACCCATCTGAAACAGTGCCACTAATGACCAAATCCAGCTCAACACCAGCACGGTTCAAGCTGACACAGGTGCTGCAGTGTGATCCGTGGCTAAAGTGCTGTCCAGCAGTGTTTCCGCAGAGGAAAATTGCTTCTTCACAAGAACTTCGGGCTATCAGTCCCACAGAAGACCTCTCCTGTAAATTCAGTGCCTTTGACTTATCCAAAGGCGTCACCACCAGTCACGAAAGTAGAGACAGGAAAGACACTGCTCATGTACTGAAAACCTCTGATCAAACCATGTCAAGGAAAGCATTACGCGATGCAATAAACTATCAGACTCCTTTTACTGAAGAGAAACATAACCCCAGTGAGATTCCTATGGGCATGGATGCCAGTTTGGGACAAATCAGCTTACTTTCAAACCTCGGCAGTATTATCAAGAAGGGAAGTGGAGAATCAAATTACAACATCTCCGGTTCTCAGCTAACTAACAGTCTCATTCCTGCTGCTGATACAAAAGACAGTAAGTCaccaaaaggaaagaaagaaattctttctacATACCAGACTTTGTTACCAAGTCCGAGAAGAGTTCTGGAGAAGATGTCTCCTGTTTCTCCGAGAGGCAGAAATCAGGCTTCTCTAGAGGAACAGGGTTCAGGAGCCTTAGTGCTGGATCAGACAAGGCCAGGTTTTCTGCCACCACTGAATGTGAACCCTCGCCCCCCAGGTCCAGAGCTCACTGTCATAAACACAGTTTCTGGAATGATTTCTTATGGACAAACTCACTCAGTACCACCAGGATCTGCTGCCCCTAGGGGGACCAAAGATACGAATCTGCTGCGGAGGAGGCCATATGAGCAGATTACAGTCTGA